One [Clostridium] saccharolyticum WM1 DNA segment encodes these proteins:
- the brxC gene encoding BREX system P-loop protein BrxC — translation MYVKNMFAKAIDRDIKGVIKVGQGDDENVRQELEEYVVTRELQKHFADFFSSYKKGITGNTDKMGVWISGFFGSGKSHFLKILSYLLENRVVDGKTALDYFIEDRKIKDEMVLADMKLAANVSSDIILFNIDSKSGMADAQNNKEAILSVFLKVFNQHLGFYGANPFLADLERHLSDEGKYVEFKSVFAEIRGKEWEASRHQFRFVQDQVCKTLVHIGYMSMEAAKNWCESSTGAYNIDVATFANMVKHYIDKKGNNHHVVFLVDEIGQYIGEDSKLMLNLQTVTEDLGSACGGKAWVVVTSQQDIDSITKTKGNDFSKIQGRFDTRLSLSSANVDEVIRKRILEKTESGRQTLGLLYDEKDTIIKNLIIFNDGIEKKLYSDRVNFSAVYPFVPYQFNLLASVLTSIRTHGASGKHLAEGERSMLALFKESAVRIMDKSEGTIVPFNMFYDALEQFLDHSHKGVIIRAYDNEYLNPDKAEDCFDVNVLKTLFMIKYVKEVVANLENITSLMVSSIDEDRIALKSKVEEALKRLVRQTLIQKNGEIYVFLTDEEQEINREIESQNVEISEVVGKVSELIFDGLYDEKKYRYPAFNGRYTFGFNQLVDDRPYKANQNFDISLKILTPNYEMGTDETTLRLMSGQSKSVLVVLPDDKAFIDEIRSALKIEKYLRLNTSNTVSKYEQIKEAKRVEMRERSGNARIFLEQSLRSADIYTNGDKLTIGAKDITARINEAMGKLVNTTFHKLSYIDAAMGEANVRAVLKGTNNSQISLEGTVQTPNRLALNDVLDFISMNSIRHAKTSMKAIMERFTKPPYGFIEDDVQWLVAKLFKDGDVAFFVNNDVVTLITKTEDEVYRYLSRKEYLEKLLTEKRERANDKQKKAVRDVMKELFNITPSSDEDDAILKSFQQYASHLKNDLEKLEIHYKNEPTYPGKNVVKEGKSLLLNLLDIQYSSEFFKTVDEKQDVLLDFAEDYEPIKGFFKGDQIDIWNRSLKLIKIYDDSKTFIVNAEIESVVEEVKSIMKKSTPFGEIRKIPELLDRYTDLYSSMLTEMEKPIFASIKEARQRVIEDLDSKECKESFSKKVAERFDELYKKAESCNNVATLQNIKVEADALKVRLLNEIGEEEARLIAARKPITLVVPPTGGVSDPPGTYDLPKVKKQKTVSIKTINTEATWRIETEADVERYVDALKAKLKQRIQDDIILNVEF, via the coding sequence ATGTATGTAAAGAATATGTTTGCAAAAGCGATTGACAGAGATATCAAAGGTGTTATTAAAGTTGGACAAGGCGATGATGAAAACGTAAGGCAGGAGCTTGAAGAATATGTTGTTACCAGAGAACTACAGAAGCATTTTGCTGATTTTTTCTCGAGCTATAAGAAGGGGATAACAGGCAATACAGATAAGATGGGAGTATGGATTTCTGGCTTCTTCGGAAGCGGTAAATCTCACTTCTTAAAAATACTGTCTTACCTTTTGGAAAACAGAGTTGTCGATGGGAAGACTGCTCTCGATTATTTCATTGAAGATCGAAAAATTAAGGATGAAATGGTGCTTGCAGATATGAAATTAGCTGCAAATGTATCAAGCGATATCATCCTGTTTAATATAGACTCCAAAAGCGGCATGGCTGATGCGCAGAATAACAAAGAGGCGATTCTTTCCGTGTTCCTTAAAGTGTTTAATCAGCATCTAGGGTTCTATGGAGCAAACCCTTTTCTGGCAGATCTTGAAAGGCATCTGTCCGATGAAGGCAAATACGTGGAGTTCAAAAGTGTATTTGCTGAAATCAGAGGGAAGGAATGGGAAGCCTCAAGGCATCAGTTCAGATTCGTACAGGATCAGGTTTGCAAAACCTTAGTACATATTGGCTATATGAGCATGGAGGCTGCTAAAAATTGGTGTGAAAGCTCTACAGGAGCTTATAACATTGATGTAGCAACCTTTGCAAATATGGTGAAGCATTATATCGACAAGAAGGGTAACAACCATCATGTGGTTTTCCTTGTGGATGAAATCGGTCAGTATATCGGTGAAGACTCAAAGCTGATGTTAAATCTTCAAACAGTCACTGAGGATTTAGGTTCAGCATGTGGTGGTAAGGCTTGGGTAGTAGTAACGAGCCAGCAAGACATCGATAGTATCACAAAAACGAAAGGGAATGACTTTTCAAAGATTCAGGGCAGGTTTGACACAAGGCTATCTCTTTCTTCTGCAAACGTTGATGAAGTAATCCGAAAAAGAATTCTCGAGAAAACTGAGAGTGGAAGACAAACACTGGGCCTCCTCTATGATGAAAAAGATACGATAATCAAAAACCTGATTATATTTAATGACGGCATTGAAAAGAAGCTCTACTCCGATAGAGTTAATTTCTCTGCTGTTTACCCATTTGTTCCGTATCAGTTCAACCTTCTTGCCAGTGTGCTTACATCGATTAGAACACATGGTGCCAGCGGCAAACACTTAGCTGAGGGTGAACGTTCTATGCTGGCATTGTTCAAAGAATCTGCTGTGAGAATCATGGACAAGTCAGAAGGAACCATTGTGCCCTTCAATATGTTTTATGACGCTCTTGAGCAGTTCTTGGATCATAGTCACAAGGGTGTTATTATCCGTGCCTACGATAATGAGTATTTAAATCCTGATAAAGCAGAGGATTGCTTCGATGTAAATGTACTAAAGACTTTGTTTATGATTAAGTATGTCAAAGAAGTTGTTGCTAACCTTGAGAACATCACAAGTTTGATGGTCTCAAGTATTGATGAGGATAGAATTGCTCTGAAGAGCAAAGTTGAAGAGGCATTAAAGCGACTTGTAAGACAAACGTTGATTCAGAAAAATGGAGAAATCTATGTGTTCCTTACGGATGAGGAACAAGAAATCAACAGAGAAATTGAAAGTCAGAATGTAGAAATCTCAGAAGTTGTTGGTAAGGTATCAGAATTGATTTTTGATGGGCTTTATGACGAAAAGAAATACCGTTATCCAGCATTTAACGGGCGGTATACTTTTGGGTTCAATCAATTGGTTGATGATAGGCCATATAAGGCAAATCAAAACTTTGATATTTCCTTGAAAATACTGACTCCAAATTATGAGATGGGAACAGATGAAACGACTCTTCGACTGATGAGTGGACAAAGTAAAAGTGTTCTGGTAGTTCTCCCCGATGATAAAGCATTTATTGATGAGATTAGAAGTGCATTGAAAATTGAAAAATACTTAAGACTTAATACATCAAATACAGTATCAAAGTACGAGCAGATCAAGGAAGCGAAGAGAGTGGAGATGCGTGAGAGAAGTGGAAATGCACGAATCTTTCTTGAACAATCTCTTAGAAGTGCTGACATTTATACGAATGGAGATAAACTGACTATTGGTGCAAAGGATATTACTGCTCGCATCAATGAAGCTATGGGCAAGTTAGTCAACACGACATTCCATAAACTGTCATACATCGATGCGGCAATGGGTGAGGCTAACGTTCGAGCGGTTCTGAAAGGCACGAACAATAGCCAAATTTCACTTGAAGGCACAGTGCAAACTCCTAACCGGCTTGCACTCAATGATGTGCTTGATTTCATCAGTATGAATTCAATAAGACATGCAAAGACTTCAATGAAGGCTATTATGGAGCGTTTTACAAAACCACCGTACGGATTCATTGAAGACGATGTTCAATGGTTGGTAGCCAAGCTATTTAAAGATGGTGATGTTGCTTTCTTTGTGAATAATGATGTGGTTACTCTTATTACGAAAACTGAGGATGAAGTATACCGCTACCTAAGCCGTAAGGAGTATCTTGAAAAGCTGCTCACAGAAAAAAGAGAAAGAGCAAACGATAAGCAGAAAAAGGCCGTAAGAGATGTTATGAAGGAACTCTTCAATATCACGCCTTCAAGCGATGAAGATGATGCAATCCTGAAGAGCTTCCAGCAGTATGCTTCACACCTGAAGAATGATTTAGAAAAACTTGAAATCCACTATAAAAACGAACCAACCTATCCGGGTAAGAATGTCGTTAAAGAAGGAAAATCATTGCTTTTAAACTTACTGGACATCCAGTATTCATCAGAGTTCTTTAAAACAGTGGATGAAAAGCAGGATGTGCTCTTAGACTTTGCTGAAGACTATGAACCAATTAAAGGCTTCTTTAAAGGGGATCAAATTGATATTTGGAACCGAAGCCTTAAACTCATTAAGATTTACGATGATAGTAAAACTTTCATTGTTAATGCTGAGATCGAATCTGTCGTAGAAGAAGTTAAAAGCATCATGAAAAAATCTACTCCATTCGGTGAAATCAGAAAGATTCCCGAGCTGCTGGATCGCTATACGGATCTATATAGCAGTATGTTGACCGAGATGGAGAAGCCGATTTTTGCTTCCATAAAAGAAGCTCGCCAGAGAGTAATTGAGGATCTAGATTCAAAAGAATGCAAAGAATCCTTCTCAAAGAAGGTTGCTGAACGTTTTGATGAGCTATATAAAAAGGCTGAATCTTGCAATAACGTGGCAACGCTGCAGAATATTAAAGTCGAAGCTGATGCACTAAAAGTACGTCTGCTAAATGAGATAGGTGAAGAAGAAGCTCGACTTATAGCTGCGAGAAAACCGATAACTCTTGTGGTTCCTCCTACTGGTGGTGTAAGTGATCCGCCTGGAACATACGATTTACCTAAAGTTAAAAAACAAAAGACGGTGAGTATTAAAACAATCAATACCGAAGCAACATGGAGAATCGAGACTGAAGCAGATGTAGAGCGATATGTAGACGCACTCAAAGCCAAATTGAAGCAGCGGATCCAAGACGATATTATTCTCAATGTAGAATTTTAG
- a CDS encoding DUF1788 domain-containing protein, translating into MIELENRLNKLEEKIKQPNFRKNKGLGNEVGYYVFDYPAEYELLVRERIEYLASKYENDNHDFRIVVFDLYDIIIDNLIREGFLDICMDFEKAKGFSEITKAVNEMLRMEEDNQSNEILAHIRNNTPSNSIVFLKGVGKCFPMLRSHKILNNLHQFIDDVPVIMFFPGKYDGQSLMLFSEIKDDNYYRAFKLVD; encoded by the coding sequence ATGATAGAACTGGAAAACAGATTGAATAAACTCGAGGAAAAGATTAAGCAGCCGAATTTCAGAAAAAACAAAGGATTAGGAAATGAAGTTGGTTATTATGTGTTCGATTATCCAGCGGAATATGAGCTGTTGGTACGGGAGAGGATCGAGTACCTTGCTTCAAAGTATGAAAATGACAATCATGATTTCCGGATTGTTGTCTTTGACTTATATGACATCATAATCGACAATCTGATACGAGAAGGCTTTTTAGACATATGTATGGACTTTGAGAAAGCAAAAGGTTTTTCTGAAATAACCAAGGCAGTTAATGAAATGCTGAGAATGGAAGAGGACAATCAGAGTAATGAAATATTAGCGCATATTAGGAACAATACACCGAGTAACTCCATTGTGTTCTTGAAAGGTGTTGGAAAGTGCTTCCCAATGCTACGATCACACAAAATTTTAAATAACTTGCATCAATTCATAGATGATGTGCCGGTTATTATGTTTTTCCCTGGAAAGTATGATGGGCAATCCTTAATGCTTTTCTCAGAAATCAAAGATGATAATTACTACAGAGCATTCAAGCTTGTAGATTAA
- a CDS encoding DUF1819 family protein — MEKYSSGLVSESFWFIEFRKIIKLKHEGKTWDEIKDLCLTDNLLGISKEYRAKRNYGYLKNRIDALDTGLIQVFIHADLNTQKIINLIAIAKKNRLFFEFLYEVYREKVQMGAPELTESDINIFYKNKQGQDDDVSTWTDVTLRRLRSTYMNFLTDAGLLTVSGKEKKITPPILDITLENYLKDNGDNQMIKAITGVS; from the coding sequence ATGGAGAAGTACAGTTCTGGTCTTGTGTCAGAATCCTTTTGGTTTATAGAGTTCAGGAAAATTATTAAACTCAAACACGAAGGAAAGACATGGGATGAAATCAAAGACTTATGTTTAACAGATAATCTGCTTGGTATTTCCAAAGAGTATCGAGCAAAACGGAATTATGGATATCTCAAAAACAGAATAGATGCGCTTGATACAGGTTTGATTCAAGTTTTCATTCACGCAGACTTGAACACGCAGAAGATCATCAATCTGATTGCCATTGCAAAAAAGAATAGACTGTTTTTTGAGTTCCTTTATGAGGTTTATCGCGAAAAAGTTCAGATGGGAGCACCTGAGCTTACGGAGAGTGATATTAATATCTTCTACAAAAACAAACAAGGTCAAGATGACGATGTCAGTACGTGGACGGATGTTACACTCCGAAGGCTAAGAAGCACATATATGAATTTCCTAACTGATGCTGGTCTTCTAACTGTTAGTGGCAAGGAGAAAAAAATAACACCTCCAATTCTGGATATAACGCTTGAAAATTACCTGAAAGATAACGGTGATAATCAAATGATTAAAGCCATTACGGGGGTGAGCTAA
- a CDS encoding helix-turn-helix domain-containing protein codes for MGVSYKRLWKLIIDKDMTNVEVRKAAKISPATFTKLKKNEIVSLDVLLKICQILDCDIGDIVEAVKSVD; via the coding sequence ATGGGCGTAAGCTATAAAAGACTTTGGAAATTGATAATTGATAAGGACATGACGAATGTAGAAGTAAGAAAAGCAGCGAAGATAAGTCCTGCTACATTTACAAAACTAAAAAAGAATGAAATCGTATCTCTCGATGTATTGCTCAAGATTTGTCAAATACTTGACTGTGATATCGGAGATATTGTTGAAGCAGTTAAAAGTGTAGATTAG
- a CDS encoding site-specific integrase has protein sequence MKPTDFSKLLTEYLTSYLPSLKNVSKNTISSYCDTFRLLLKYCRDVHNLSIEKISMKDIDADLVSQFMLWLEEERHCGISTRNQRLMAIRSFFRYVQGEQPQNLLNCQKVLNIPPKKKSLPVVTYLTVEEMKLLLAQPNTSTPEGRRDLALLCILYDTGGRVQEIADLTVRNIRLENPAKVHLTGKGRKSREVPLLPRTVQLLERYMIEHRLLAPEKQDHPLFCNRHNSKLTRSGISYILNKYAELASSQSLTFPESISPHVLRHTKAMHLLQAGVNIIYIRDILGHASVDTTQIYASANTQMKRAALEKLGDSPAPEFPSWVKNTDLLTWLKDFGKGK, from the coding sequence ATGAAACCAACAGATTTTTCAAAGCTCTTGACCGAGTATTTAACTTCATATTTACCAAGTCTTAAAAACGTCAGTAAGAATACAATATCATCCTACTGTGATACTTTCCGGCTACTTTTAAAGTATTGCAGAGATGTCCATAATCTTTCGATTGAGAAAATATCAATGAAAGACATCGATGCTGATTTAGTTTCCCAGTTCATGTTGTGGCTTGAGGAAGAAAGGCACTGCGGCATATCTACAAGAAATCAGAGATTGATGGCTATTCGGTCTTTTTTTCGTTATGTTCAAGGGGAGCAACCACAAAATTTATTGAACTGCCAAAAGGTTTTAAACATTCCACCCAAAAAGAAGAGCCTACCTGTTGTCACTTATCTCACAGTTGAAGAAATGAAGCTCCTGCTTGCACAACCAAATACATCAACGCCTGAAGGACGACGTGATCTAGCATTATTGTGCATTTTATATGACACTGGCGGTAGGGTTCAAGAAATAGCTGATTTAACAGTCCGTAATATCCGTTTAGAGAACCCTGCCAAAGTTCACCTGACTGGCAAAGGGAGAAAATCACGTGAAGTACCCCTCTTACCAAGGACAGTTCAACTATTGGAAAGATATATGATTGAGCATCGACTACTTGCTCCAGAAAAACAAGATCATCCCTTATTTTGCAATCGGCACAATTCCAAGCTAACACGTTCTGGGATTTCTTATATCTTAAATAAATACGCTGAACTTGCATCATCACAATCATTAACATTCCCTGAATCAATTAGTCCACATGTTCTGCGCCATACAAAAGCAATGCACCTACTCCAAGCTGGAGTAAACATCATTTATATTCGGGATATTCTTGGGCACGCTAGTGTTGATACAACACAAATTTACGCTAGCGCCAATACTCAAATGAAAAGAGCAGCTTTAGAAAAGCTTGGTGATTCTCCTGCACCTGAATTTCCATCTTGGGTTAAAAATACAGACTTGCTAACGTGGTTAAAAGATTTCGGCAAAGGGAAATAG
- a CDS encoding tyrosine-type recombinase/integrase, whose product MNKPIIVNSFSGPLADTIEKFIAEKRGIGLQYNGVSTYLQNFDRFSIAFRLDDQVLTREVVEAWLKQNPTQSQQTLRMKAIIIRQLGLYMKRMDMNAYIIPEIPKRDHLFSPYIFSDKEIEGILTQADTIKTLSRKTSKHLVVPVFIRLLYFCGLRFSEAQQLLVKNVDLDNGILSIYGSKFDKDRLVPMSPEITNICRAYSEVVHVHSSADAIYLPNVHNDVYEKRCFYNVYRDLLWMAGISHGGRGNGPRLHDLRHTFAVHCLRKWVEEDADITALLPYLSSYLGHKGLQETAYYLRLTADMFPQVTDLLLHELGDIIPEIGGDI is encoded by the coding sequence ATGAATAAGCCCATTATAGTCAATTCATTTTCAGGTCCTCTTGCAGATACCATCGAGAAATTCATAGCCGAAAAACGGGGAATAGGATTGCAGTACAATGGTGTTTCAACTTACCTGCAAAACTTTGATAGATTTTCAATTGCATTTCGCTTGGACGATCAAGTCCTTACTAGAGAAGTCGTAGAAGCCTGGTTAAAGCAAAATCCCACTCAGAGCCAACAGACACTTAGGATGAAAGCAATTATAATTCGCCAACTGGGATTGTATATGAAGCGTATGGATATGAATGCCTATATTATTCCTGAAATACCAAAGCGAGATCATCTTTTTTCACCTTACATTTTTAGCGACAAAGAAATCGAAGGAATTCTAACTCAAGCTGACACCATTAAAACATTATCAAGAAAGACATCAAAGCATCTGGTTGTACCTGTATTTATAAGATTGCTATACTTCTGTGGTTTACGCTTTTCTGAGGCACAACAGCTTCTTGTTAAAAATGTTGATTTAGATAATGGTATTCTAAGCATTTACGGTTCGAAATTCGATAAAGATAGATTAGTACCAATGTCTCCTGAGATAACAAATATATGTCGCGCATATTCTGAAGTTGTACACGTTCATTCATCGGCTGATGCTATCTATCTACCAAACGTCCACAATGACGTTTATGAAAAACGATGTTTTTATAACGTATATAGGGATCTGTTGTGGATGGCTGGAATCTCACATGGTGGCAGAGGAAATGGACCAAGGCTGCATGACCTGCGGCACACATTTGCTGTTCATTGTTTAAGGAAGTGGGTTGAAGAAGATGCTGATATTACAGCATTGCTACCTTATCTCAGTAGCTACTTAGGGCACAAAGGTTTGCAAGAAACGGCTTACTATTTACGCCTTACTGCAGATATGTTCCCACAAGTGACAGATCTCCTTCTGCATGAGTTAGGGGATATCATACCTGAGATTGGTGGTGATATTTGA
- a CDS encoding site-specific integrase: MAHNQMKLNELIHAVSSECESLKYEKETLENFNDTWQAFKSYSENKQELFYKEQIAAQFLKELFDYPERIPNSRIARAMIRALRVLGDYHIFGRLLTHNGKLQPFMSEDFRQAILSFTDHCKKRNNADQTIQRRIRVIHKFFEHLTGSGVDACNDITPQHISSFVTGLAGYSKKTSDQYLESLRVFFKSLYFSGQRKDDLSKSVPTLYYPKQDRIPSVWSANDIEQLLSVIDRGNPKGKRDYALIFLVTQLGLRTSDVLNLKLENINWSESRIEFVQQKTGISVNLPIVEDLGMAIIDYLKYGRPKSNEPYLFLKHIQPFDRMKNGHYLITQYLVKAGIPLKTAKHHGLHSLRHTLASRLLEQDVPLEIISSILGHTTVESTKPYLHIDIENLRKCALVSREVAENE; this comes from the coding sequence ATGGCACATAATCAAATGAAACTAAATGAACTGATTCATGCTGTATCTAGTGAATGTGAGTCGCTAAAGTATGAGAAGGAAACACTTGAGAATTTCAACGACACCTGGCAAGCATTTAAGAGTTACTCGGAAAACAAGCAAGAACTATTTTATAAAGAGCAAATAGCTGCACAATTTCTCAAAGAGCTCTTTGACTATCCAGAAAGAATTCCCAATAGTAGAATTGCTCGTGCGATGATACGGGCTCTGCGTGTTCTTGGTGATTATCATATTTTTGGAAGACTTCTTACCCATAACGGAAAGTTGCAGCCGTTCATGTCTGAAGATTTTCGACAAGCTATCTTGAGTTTCACGGATCATTGTAAAAAAAGGAATAATGCAGATCAAACCATCCAACGCCGAATACGAGTGATTCATAAATTCTTTGAACACCTTACTGGTTCTGGTGTCGATGCTTGTAATGATATTACTCCGCAGCATATCTCTTCTTTTGTAACAGGGCTTGCGGGGTACAGCAAAAAGACTTCTGATCAATATCTTGAAAGCTTAAGAGTATTCTTTAAATCGTTATATTTTAGTGGTCAAAGAAAAGATGATCTTTCAAAATCAGTTCCGACTCTTTACTATCCAAAACAAGATAGAATTCCCTCTGTTTGGAGTGCAAATGATATCGAACAGCTATTGTCGGTGATTGATAGGGGAAATCCAAAAGGCAAGAGAGATTATGCCTTGATATTTCTTGTAACACAGCTTGGATTAAGAACATCTGATGTTTTAAATCTGAAATTAGAAAATATAAACTGGTCTGAAAGTAGAATAGAATTTGTTCAACAAAAAACGGGTATTTCTGTCAACTTGCCCATTGTCGAAGATTTGGGAATGGCTATTATTGATTATTTGAAATACGGAAGACCTAAGTCAAACGAACCCTATCTTTTTCTCAAACATATTCAGCCCTTTGATCGAATGAAAAATGGTCACTATCTGATAACGCAGTATCTTGTAAAAGCAGGCATTCCATTAAAAACAGCTAAGCATCATGGGCTACATTCTTTAAGACACACCTTAGCAAGTAGATTGCTTGAACAAGATGTTCCATTGGAGATAATTTCAAGTATTCTTGGCCATACAACTGTTGAATCGACCAAGCCATACTTACACATTGACATAGAGAATTTGCGTAAGTGTGCACTGGTAAGTCGGGAGGTGGCTGAAAATGAATAA
- a CDS encoding helix-turn-helix domain-containing protein, producing MKRLSFFGNLYREEIPSRAKAVYMYLKDRSNAEGECWPAIKTIARDTSMSVSTVKRALNDLLKCGLLRKECRYRENGSNSSNRYYVR from the coding sequence GTGAAGCGGTTGAGTTTCTTTGGGAATCTATACCGAGAAGAAATACCCTCTAGAGCCAAAGCAGTATATATGTATTTGAAAGACAGAAGCAATGCAGAAGGCGAATGTTGGCCAGCCATAAAAACCATTGCTAGAGATACTTCAATGTCAGTCAGTACAGTAAAACGAGCTCTAAATGATTTGTTGAAGTGTGGATTGCTTCGTAAGGAATGCCGCTATAGGGAGAATGGCAGCAATTCTTCAAATCGATATTATGTTCGGTAA
- a CDS encoding VirD4-like conjugal transfer protein, CD1115 family has translation MSSQVYMLIAAAAIMFSIIGGLSLLAHYYTLNGIKSKTVGDGQHGVARFATKKEIENTYHHIPFKVKEWRQGINLPVDERGNPIQGLIVGCKGSNNIVTSIVDPGDVHCLMIGAAGVGKTAYFLYPNLEYACASGMSFITTDTKGDLARNYGMIAKENYGYNIAVIDLRNPTRSDGNNLLHLVNKYMDLHREDNSNYSAKAKAEKYAKIISKTIISTDGNNAAMGQNAFFYDAAEGLLTSVILLIAEFLPPTIEDGKKVDKRHIISVFKMVQDLMAPSKIKGKSQFQLLMDKLPPTHKAKWFAGAALNSAEQAMASVLSTVLSRLNAFLDSEMEQILCFDTAIDAETFCNEKSAIFLILPEEDNTKYFMVSLFLQQFYREMLTVADENGGKLPNRVMIYADEIGTIPKIESFEMMLSAGRSRRISVIPIIQSFAQLDRNYGKEGSQIITDNCQLTIFGGFAPNSETAQVLSKALGSRTVMSGSISRGKNDPSQSLQMIERPLLTADELKALPKGNFVVMKTGVHPMKTKLKLFLDWGITFEKIYETEEKSHRKVYYADKEELEENIVRHTMALDLDDEAADDETTENGKRGGTLHSPAMDSRDESVVKRKAIIRT, from the coding sequence ATGAGTTCACAAGTTTATATGTTAATCGCAGCTGCCGCCATTATGTTCTCCATTATCGGCGGACTGTCATTGCTTGCCCATTACTATACCTTGAACGGCATCAAATCGAAAACCGTAGGGGATGGACAGCATGGTGTCGCAAGATTTGCAACGAAGAAGGAAATAGAAAACACCTATCATCACATTCCTTTCAAGGTGAAGGAGTGGAGGCAAGGCATTAACCTGCCAGTTGATGAAAGAGGCAATCCGATACAAGGGCTTATTGTTGGGTGCAAAGGATCAAATAACATAGTGACAAGCATTGTGGATCCTGGAGATGTCCACTGTTTAATGATTGGTGCAGCAGGCGTTGGTAAGACGGCATATTTTCTATATCCGAATCTAGAATATGCCTGTGCCAGTGGAATGTCGTTTATCACAACTGACACCAAGGGCGATCTTGCCAGAAATTATGGGATGATTGCGAAAGAAAACTATGGTTACAACATCGCCGTCATTGATTTGCGTAACCCAACCAGAAGTGATGGGAATAACCTGCTCCACCTGGTCAACAAGTATATGGATTTGCATCGTGAGGATAACAGCAATTACTCAGCGAAAGCAAAGGCTGAAAAGTATGCGAAAATCATTTCTAAAACGATTATTTCAACCGATGGGAACAATGCAGCTATGGGGCAGAATGCATTCTTCTATGATGCGGCAGAGGGGCTCCTCACTTCGGTGATCCTCTTGATTGCCGAATTTCTCCCACCAACAATTGAGGACGGCAAAAAGGTCGACAAGCGGCACATCATTTCAGTCTTCAAAATGGTGCAAGACCTTATGGCACCGAGCAAGATCAAAGGGAAAAGTCAATTTCAACTTTTAATGGATAAGCTGCCACCAACCCATAAGGCAAAGTGGTTCGCTGGAGCAGCTCTTAATTCGGCTGAACAAGCTATGGCATCTGTGCTCTCAACGGTACTATCAAGGCTTAATGCATTTTTGGATTCTGAGATGGAACAGATTCTATGTTTTGATACGGCGATTGATGCGGAAACTTTCTGTAACGAGAAATCAGCAATCTTTCTTATTCTCCCGGAGGAAGATAACACAAAGTACTTTATGGTGTCGCTATTCTTACAACAGTTTTACCGAGAGATGCTTACTGTGGCAGATGAAAACGGTGGTAAGCTCCCAAATAGAGTGATGATATACGCAGATGAAATTGGGACCATCCCAAAGATTGAGTCTTTTGAGATGATGCTGTCTGCTGGTAGGTCGAGACGGATATCGGTGATCCCAATTATTCAGTCATTCGCTCAGCTCGATAGAAACTATGGAAAAGAAGGCAGTCAAATCATAACAGATAACTGTCAGCTTACCATCTTCGGTGGCTTTGCTCCCAACTCAGAAACTGCTCAGGTGCTCTCTAAGGCTCTTGGCAGCAGAACTGTTATGAGTGGCAGCATTAGTCGAGGTAAGAATGATCCGTCTCAAAGTTTGCAGATGATAGAAAGACCACTTCTCACAGCGGATGAACTAAAGGCATTACCCAAAGGAAACTTTGTTGTCATGAAAACCGGCGTGCATCCGATGAAAACAAAGCTGAAGCTCTTCTTGGACTGGGGGATTACCTTTGAAAAGATATATGAAACCGAGGAAAAGTCCCATCGTAAAGTGTACTACGCTGATAAAGAGGAGCTTGAAGAAAATATAGTGAGACATACTATGGCTCTTGATTTGGATGATGAAGCCGCTGATGACGAAACTACTGAAAACGGCAAGCGGGGTGGGACGCTCCATTCTCCTGCGATGGATTCAAGAGATGAATCAGTCGTGAAACGAAAAGCAATTATTAGAACATAG